From the Desulfosarcina sp. BuS5 genome, one window contains:
- a CDS encoding FAD-dependent oxidoreductase, whose amino-acid sequence MAKRVVIVGAVALGPKAACRIKRIAPSFDVVLLDKDDLISYGGCGIPYYIGGDVDNIEALRSTSAHVLRDSNYFQNVKGLEVRTRTEAIAIDRRNKKLKIRNLVDGREEQLDYDKLVLATGATPVVPPLPGIDLPGVSVISNLHHAKTIKDMVSKGQVERAVVIGGGAIGIEMAEALTDLWGVETTLIEMMDQLLPTALGKDMALPVKKHMEKNGIRVLLGERVNRILGDSVNGVQAVETSNSKIPCELVILSVGIRPGSTLASEAGLATGMYNGILVDKCLRTSDPDIYAGGDCVEIPHLVSGHNLPMPLGSLANRQGRVIGTNIAGGCEHFKGTVGTFCLKIFELGIARAGLTVKQASEAGFDPVHTVVVQADRAHFYPDMQLMYIKLIADRKTKKVLGIEAAGSHLDAVKSRVDAVAVLLGQGVGLEEITTMEVGYAPPFASAMDIINNAANSLDNIMEGYQVPIDVIDFLKEFKGNNGIVLDVRSPVQAGPFVEKYGRQWLNIDEGELKSRLAEIPQDKPLLLVCGSGPRSYEAQLLLRSQGINNDTKNVQGGIGMIMFSDPEFAPKDY is encoded by the coding sequence ATGGCAAAACGTGTGGTAATTGTCGGTGCAGTTGCATTAGGCCCCAAGGCGGCCTGCAGAATAAAACGAATTGCTCCTTCTTTTGATGTTGTATTGCTTGATAAAGATGATCTTATTTCTTACGGGGGCTGTGGGATCCCATATTATATTGGCGGAGATGTTGATAATATAGAGGCTTTACGCTCAACTAGCGCCCATGTTCTCAGAGACAGCAATTACTTCCAAAATGTTAAAGGGCTTGAGGTGCGGACCAGGACAGAGGCGATTGCTATTGACCGCCGTAACAAAAAATTAAAAATTCGAAATCTGGTTGATGGCCGCGAAGAACAGCTTGATTATGATAAACTGGTTTTGGCCACCGGCGCTACTCCGGTAGTACCTCCTTTACCGGGAATTGATCTGCCGGGAGTAAGTGTAATAAGCAATTTACATCATGCCAAAACAATAAAGGATATGGTTTCCAAAGGCCAGGTGGAGCGAGCCGTAGTCATTGGCGGCGGGGCAATCGGGATAGAAATGGCGGAAGCCCTGACCGATCTTTGGGGAGTTGAAACAACTCTGATAGAAATGATGGATCAGCTTTTGCCCACGGCCCTTGGCAAGGATATGGCCCTGCCTGTAAAAAAACATATGGAAAAAAATGGAATCCGGGTACTGCTTGGCGAAAGGGTTAACAGGATTTTAGGCGATTCTGTTAATGGAGTTCAAGCCGTGGAGACCTCCAATTCTAAAATACCTTGTGAACTCGTGATTCTTTCCGTGGGCATAAGACCCGGTTCAACCCTGGCCAGCGAGGCTGGTTTGGCAACCGGCATGTATAACGGTATTCTGGTTGACAAGTGTTTGAGAACTTCAGATCCTGATATTTATGCTGGTGGTGATTGTGTTGAAATACCTCATTTGGTAAGCGGTCATAATTTGCCAATGCCGTTGGGATCCCTTGCCAATCGTCAGGGAAGGGTAATCGGCACAAACATAGCCGGGGGATGTGAACATTTTAAAGGTACTGTGGGCACTTTTTGTCTTAAAATATTTGAACTTGGTATTGCAAGGGCCGGGCTGACAGTCAAACAGGCCAGTGAGGCCGGCTTTGACCCGGTCCATACAGTTGTGGTTCAGGCTGACAGAGCGCATTTTTATCCTGATATGCAATTAATGTATATAAAATTGATTGCAGACCGCAAGACCAAAAAGGTTTTGGGTATTGAGGCGGCCGGTTCCCATTTGGATGCTGTGAAATCCAGGGTAGATGCCGTGGCAGTTCTTCTAGGACAGGGGGTTGGTCTTGAAGAAATTACAACCATGGAAGTCGGATATGCACCCCCTTTTGCTTCAGCCATGGATATCATAAATAATGCCGCCAATTCTCTGGACAATATTATGGAAGGCTATCAGGTTCCGATTGATGTCATAGACTTTTTAAAAGAATTTAAAGGAAATAACGGCATAGTACTTGATGTTCGGAGTCCGGTTCAGGCCGGCCCTTTTGTCGAAAAATACGGCCGGCAGTGGTTGAATATAGATGAGGGGGAACTGAAGTCCAGGCTTGCAGAGATACCGCAGGATAAACCCCTTTTACTGGTTTGCGGCTCAGGGCCGCGTTCTTATGAAGCCCAGCTTCTGCTGCGTAGTCAGGGGATTAACAATGATACCAAAAATGTCCAGGGCGGAATAGGAATGATTATGTTCAGCGATCCGGAATTTGCTCCCAAGGATTATTAA